Proteins from a single region of Halorubrum sp. 2020YC2:
- a CDS encoding protein-glutamate O-methyltransferase CheR, translating into MSGSADDETPFEGVLRQIDDTVPFEPGYYNESYLDRRITARMRRRDTESHAEYERILREDAEERQALMDALTINVTEFFRNPEMWDVLRDVLRERTADQRRVRVWSAPSADGREPYSVAMLACDDPEIDESRVEVLGSDISEEALDNAREGVYHTTRTTDIAEELEPLSDPERYVEREEDTFSVRPVVKRLVDFETHDLIRDGARDPFDVVLCRNLLIYIDVDHKAALFDTLEASLAEDGVLVLGMTESVPPNRSDRYEPIDKRRRVFGRR; encoded by the coding sequence ATGAGCGGGTCGGCGGACGACGAGACGCCGTTCGAGGGCGTGCTCCGGCAGATCGACGACACGGTCCCGTTCGAGCCGGGGTACTACAACGAGTCGTACCTCGACCGCCGGATCACGGCCCGGATGCGCCGGCGCGACACCGAGTCGCACGCCGAGTACGAGCGCATCCTCCGCGAGGACGCGGAGGAGCGGCAGGCGCTGATGGACGCGCTCACGATCAACGTGACGGAGTTCTTCCGCAATCCGGAGATGTGGGACGTGCTCCGCGACGTGTTACGGGAGCGCACCGCGGACCAGCGGCGCGTCAGGGTGTGGTCGGCGCCGTCGGCGGACGGCCGCGAGCCGTACTCGGTCGCGATGTTAGCCTGCGACGACCCCGAGATAGACGAGTCGCGCGTCGAGGTGCTCGGCTCCGACATCAGCGAGGAGGCGCTCGACAACGCCCGCGAGGGCGTCTACCACACGACGCGGACCACCGACATCGCGGAGGAACTGGAGCCGCTCTCCGACCCCGAACGCTACGTCGAGCGCGAGGAGGACACGTTCAGCGTGCGCCCGGTCGTCAAGCGGCTCGTCGACTTCGAGACCCACGACCTGATCCGGGACGGCGCCCGCGACCCGTTCGACGTGGTGTTGTGCCGGAACCTGCTGATCTACATCGACGTCGACCACAAGGCGGCCCTGTTCGACACGCTGGAGGCGTCGCTCGCGGAGGACGGCGTCCTCGTGTTGGGGATGACCGAGAGCGTCCCCCCGAACCGGAGCGACCGCTACGAACCGATCGACAAGCGACGGCGGGTGTTCGGGAGGCGCTGA
- a CDS encoding HEAT repeat domain-containing protein, giving the protein MSLYQHARDGNAERLRDALGSDSAAVRRRAAEFLGEIGEESDQPTVDGLLRAATTDDDPEVRGAAVDALDEIGEAALQQLLEELTGGGSDSEAEWVTARKFARALEADRPELRMAAANALGRLDDASGLQPLVGALDDEDARVRLRAAQACGTFADARAVPGLRERLGDDDDSRVRRAAANALGAIGTDEALSPLLDLLDDGDESIRRIAAGALGKASNPEPVEPLARALGDESAVVRNAAVYSVIELLSNVPTQQSHAVRDQVVSELKAADDATVVEPLVEILTDGQQSRQRRNAAWILGRVADPDTSTAVEALADALADEDPQTAQFAATSLKSLGGPVVEDRLLDKLGPEHPEDARAKAVFVLGQIGGQETLNRLEEYADDDSQAVRKRVFSAVSKLRAGGT; this is encoded by the coding sequence ATGTCGCTGTACCAGCACGCCCGGGACGGGAACGCGGAGCGCCTCCGGGACGCGCTCGGCAGCGACAGCGCGGCCGTCCGGCGCCGCGCCGCGGAGTTCCTCGGTGAGATAGGCGAGGAGAGCGACCAGCCGACGGTCGACGGGCTGCTCCGCGCCGCGACGACCGACGACGACCCCGAGGTCCGCGGCGCGGCGGTCGACGCGCTCGACGAGATCGGTGAGGCGGCGCTCCAACAGCTCCTCGAGGAGCTTACCGGCGGCGGCAGCGACTCCGAGGCCGAGTGGGTCACGGCGCGAAAGTTCGCGCGCGCGCTGGAGGCCGACCGGCCGGAGCTCCGGATGGCCGCGGCGAACGCGCTCGGACGGCTCGACGACGCGAGCGGCCTCCAGCCGCTTGTCGGCGCGCTGGACGACGAGGACGCCCGGGTCCGGCTCCGGGCGGCGCAGGCCTGCGGGACCTTCGCGGACGCGCGGGCCGTGCCGGGGCTGCGCGAGCGGCTCGGTGACGACGACGACTCGCGCGTGCGCCGCGCGGCGGCGAACGCGCTGGGAGCGATCGGGACCGACGAGGCGCTGTCGCCGCTGCTGGACCTGCTCGACGACGGCGACGAGTCGATCCGTCGGATCGCGGCCGGCGCGCTCGGGAAGGCGAGCAACCCGGAGCCGGTCGAGCCGCTCGCGCGGGCGCTCGGAGACGAGAGCGCCGTCGTCCGCAACGCGGCGGTGTACTCGGTGATAGAACTGCTGTCGAACGTGCCGACCCAGCAGAGCCACGCGGTCCGCGACCAGGTCGTCTCGGAGCTGAAGGCGGCGGACGACGCGACCGTCGTCGAGCCGCTCGTCGAGATCCTCACCGACGGTCAGCAGTCCCGTCAGCGGCGGAACGCGGCGTGGATCCTCGGCCGGGTGGCCGACCCGGACACGTCGACGGCGGTGGAGGCGCTCGCGGACGCGCTCGCGGACGAGGACCCCCAGACCGCGCAGTTCGCGGCCACGAGCCTCAAGAGCCTCGGCGGGCCGGTCGTCGAGGACCGCCTGCTCGACAAGCTGGGTCCCGAGCATCCCGAGGACGCCCGCGCGAAGGCGGTGTTCGTCCTCGGGCAGATCGGCGGGCAGGAGACGCTCAACCGGCTCGAAGAGTACGCCGACGACGACAGTCAGGCCGTCAGAAAGCGCGTGTTCTCGGCCGTCTCGAAGCTCCGCGCGGGGGGGACCTAA